One window from the genome of Bacillus weihaiensis encodes:
- a CDS encoding class D sortase, whose translation MKTLSLLLIILGGFLCVLQINWLSKGYQVFQKENAPASSQAISHASEYVSSPSSFVEGDKIGVLQIPKLERTVPIYEGTDEDTLKKGIGHVSSTPLPGDDSNSVLAGHRDTFFRELDQLVVGDKLIVKRDNTYLLFKIKKLRIVDKQDPTVIVPKPRKTLTLTTCYPFTFIGPAPLRYIVEAELITKPKIERE comes from the coding sequence ATGAAAACACTCTCACTTCTCCTTATTATTCTAGGAGGCTTTCTTTGTGTACTTCAAATTAATTGGCTTAGTAAGGGCTATCAAGTATTTCAAAAGGAAAATGCACCGGCTTCCTCACAAGCAATTAGTCATGCATCTGAATATGTTTCTTCCCCTTCTAGCTTCGTAGAAGGAGATAAGATTGGAGTATTGCAGATACCAAAGCTAGAACGAACCGTACCAATTTACGAAGGAACGGATGAGGACACACTAAAAAAAGGGATCGGTCATGTTTCTTCTACCCCTTTACCAGGTGATGATAGCAACTCAGTCTTAGCTGGGCATCGTGATACATTTTTTCGGGAACTAGATCAATTGGTTGTTGGTGATAAACTCATCGTAAAAAGAGATAACACCTATCTATTATTTAAAATTAAAAAGCTACGGATTGTAGACAAGCAAGATCCCACTGTTATAGTGCCTAAACCTAGAAAAACATTAACTTTAACAACATGCTACCCCTTTACGTTCATTGGCCCAGCACCACTGCGTTACATTGTAGAGGCTGAACTGATTACAAAGCCAAAGATAGAACGAGAATGA
- a CDS encoding thiamine pyrophosphate-binding protein, translating to MKAIRSVLDYLKSGGVQHVFGIPAGSVNAFFDELYEMPEITPIVTKHEGAAGYMACAYAKYSNSLSVCIGCSGPGGTNLVTGAANAMREHLPVLFITGAVPVNTNGLNASQELYAEPIFKSVTKWSGTVNKAEDLLATVVEAVKIALSGVPGPVHIAIPIDVQLGVIEEKDIPSFPVYEKQSPIPEQVEAVVQALTKREDGILFVGQGARGAVKEVIELAELLNMPIVTTPQAKGLIADNHPLFKGVFGFAGHETASQLINEGFGDTIFIIGSSLGETATNNWNMHLAKDRHVIQLDIDQTVFNRKYEVDVEILGDAELTLRAILNQLNSKVTDKHLYFPKEKVKDVSQDTFTTQNVLLKIQENLPSMTRYTIDIGEFMSYVIHYMEVKAPQTFDINVHFGAMGTGIGTAIGSKLAEPNREVVCITGDGCFFMHGMEVLTAKEYNLPILFVVLNNSRLGMVYHGHNLQYKRSHPRFEQKSVSIAAMAESLGIKSASVDSMEQLTADLIQELREEQGPSILEIQLVDQNIPPMGDRVKFLSSFGK from the coding sequence ATGAAAGCGATTCGTTCTGTGTTAGATTATTTAAAAAGTGGTGGAGTACAACATGTTTTTGGAATTCCAGCAGGTTCTGTAAATGCCTTTTTTGATGAGCTTTACGAGATGCCTGAGATTACTCCGATTGTTACCAAGCATGAAGGAGCAGCAGGTTATATGGCTTGTGCCTATGCTAAATATTCAAATTCTTTAAGTGTATGTATAGGGTGTAGTGGCCCAGGAGGAACGAATTTAGTAACGGGAGCAGCAAATGCAATGCGTGAACACTTACCAGTTTTGTTTATCACTGGGGCCGTTCCAGTGAACACGAATGGGTTAAATGCATCACAGGAATTATATGCTGAGCCGATATTTAAGTCTGTTACCAAATGGAGTGGTACGGTAAATAAAGCCGAAGACTTATTAGCAACTGTTGTGGAAGCGGTTAAAATCGCTTTATCTGGAGTACCAGGTCCTGTCCATATTGCCATTCCAATTGATGTTCAATTAGGTGTAATAGAAGAGAAAGATATACCGAGCTTTCCTGTATACGAGAAGCAATCTCCTATTCCGGAGCAAGTGGAAGCTGTTGTTCAAGCTCTGACCAAAAGGGAAGATGGTATCCTATTTGTTGGACAAGGTGCAAGGGGAGCAGTTAAAGAAGTCATTGAACTCGCTGAACTACTCAATATGCCGATTGTGACAACACCACAAGCAAAAGGATTAATTGCTGACAATCACCCGCTATTTAAAGGAGTATTTGGATTTGCAGGGCATGAAACTGCTTCGCAATTAATTAACGAAGGCTTTGGTGATACGATCTTTATTATTGGTTCAAGTCTAGGTGAGACGGCAACGAATAATTGGAATATGCATCTAGCAAAAGATCGACATGTAATCCAGCTGGATATTGACCAAACTGTATTTAATCGAAAATATGAAGTTGATGTAGAGATTCTAGGTGATGCAGAGCTTACATTACGCGCTATTTTGAATCAGTTAAATTCAAAAGTCACGGACAAACATCTTTATTTTCCAAAAGAAAAAGTAAAAGACGTAAGTCAGGATACATTTACTACACAAAACGTCCTTCTTAAAATTCAAGAGAATTTGCCATCAATGACTAGATATACAATTGATATAGGTGAATTTATGTCGTATGTCATTCATTATATGGAAGTTAAAGCCCCTCAAACCTTTGATATAAATGTACACTTTGGTGCGATGGGAACTGGAATCGGAACAGCCATAGGAAGTAAGCTAGCTGAACCTAACCGTGAAGTTGTATGTATTACAGGTGATGGTTGCTTCTTTATGCATGGAATGGAAGTGTTAACGGCTAAGGAGTATAACCTGCCAATTCTCTTTGTTGTTTTGAACAATTCACGCTTAGGAATGGTCTATCATGGCCATAATTTACAATATAAACGATCCCATCCACGATTTGAACAGAAGTCTGTTAGTATTGCAGCAATGGCTGAATCATTAGGAATAAAAAGTGCGTCTGTTGATTCAATGGAGCAATTAACAGCTGATCTCATTCAAGAGTTACGTGAAGAACAAGGACCATCCATCCTAGAAATTCAGTTGGTTGATCAAAACATTCCACCAATGGGAGATCGTGTGAAGTTTCTATCATCATTTGGAAAATAA
- a CDS encoding EAL domain-containing protein yields the protein MIEEHTRYSRLAQITKLINTKLELDDVLEYVVTAISEEIFQCDSVGIYLPQEDHTYRGYIGKPNHFNGITLNTLVIDPKTDKLAKQVLDRKETIYIPDTTKDNRPDPRPIKAFGINSLLALPIFYEEEVYGLVFLFNNGVKMNLTPFEIEAVEAYVNMAAVAIRNANEITNKENLISEKQLLLDVTSELSLCSSLNEALDKCFYYVGKVLRNSNIGAHLLNPITEGNYQATSLSKQSDWSEKAWKETHRTIRIDYTTDLLFQEVIETKKSIFVEDVTKDSRPNQEACREFGIQSILMLPIVTMGEVLGLLAIVGLNHQNPRYTEAGIKLAQSIVEATASVLSHLIFMEKQEQIIKKRTEELTEKNAELETVVGELQRLSRENELILHSVGDGIVGLDIKGKITFCNPAAESILKYREKELLGKSYLSFFKQKKILPKGVLFEKMTSEEDDVFLQKNGDEIPVEYTVSAIEDQSETVGYVVACKDISYRKKMEEKVNYHAYYDSLTKLPNRSLLKDRLEQSLEYAQLHHQKLALIFLDLDRFKTINDTLGHSLGDLLLQKVSERLRNCVHKGCTVSRQGGDEFTILLPFIRREEEVYSFSQKLIKTFEEPFELDGTEIFVKTSIGISMFPQDGLSSQELIKKADTAMYKAKELAGNDFQFYTASMDKRTIDNVRLENALYRALELNEMMVYYQPQIDYKSNHLIGVEALLRWNHKILGMISPAEFIPIAEENGLIVPIGKWVLQQACKQMKQWQQEGHRGMTVSVNVSAQQFMKDNFVNMVKNILEDVDLDPCYLGIELTENLIVQNTDETLRKLEELHDLGVKISIDDFGTGYSSLGYLSHFPIHTLKIDRSFIHNVCQDTKNAAITSTIITLAQNLQLDVIAEGVETKEQIEFLVSRNCTLLQGYYYSPPLDIKQLEKKFLRSE from the coding sequence ATGATTGAAGAACATACTAGGTATTCACGTCTTGCACAGATTACAAAGCTGATAAACACAAAACTAGAATTAGATGATGTTTTAGAGTATGTTGTTACAGCTATTTCTGAAGAAATATTTCAATGTGATTCCGTAGGGATTTATTTGCCTCAAGAAGATCATACGTATAGAGGGTATATTGGAAAGCCGAATCATTTTAATGGAATTACATTAAATACATTAGTCATTGATCCGAAAACGGACAAATTAGCTAAACAGGTCTTAGACAGAAAGGAAACGATCTATATCCCAGACACGACAAAGGATAACAGACCGGATCCTAGACCTATTAAAGCATTCGGTATTAACTCTCTATTAGCGTTGCCAATTTTCTATGAGGAAGAGGTTTACGGGTTAGTATTCTTATTTAATAATGGGGTGAAAATGAATTTAACTCCATTCGAAATTGAAGCAGTTGAGGCCTATGTTAATATGGCCGCGGTAGCGATTCGAAATGCTAATGAGATAACAAATAAAGAAAATTTGATAAGTGAGAAACAGCTGCTTTTAGACGTTACGAGTGAGCTTTCGTTATGTTCTTCATTAAATGAAGCTCTTGATAAATGTTTTTACTATGTTGGAAAGGTATTGAGAAATTCAAATATTGGAGCGCATCTACTAAATCCAATTACAGAGGGAAACTACCAAGCGACTAGTTTAAGTAAACAAAGTGATTGGTCTGAAAAGGCATGGAAAGAAACACATAGGACGATTAGAATTGACTATACGACAGATCTTCTCTTTCAAGAAGTCATTGAAACAAAGAAATCGATCTTTGTTGAGGATGTTACCAAGGACTCAAGACCTAATCAAGAAGCTTGTCGAGAATTTGGTATACAAAGCATTTTGATGCTTCCAATTGTTACGATGGGTGAGGTGTTAGGACTATTAGCCATTGTTGGATTGAATCATCAAAATCCTAGGTATACAGAAGCTGGGATCAAGCTTGCACAATCTATTGTTGAGGCGACGGCTTCTGTGCTCTCACATTTGATTTTTATGGAAAAACAGGAGCAGATTATAAAAAAACGTACGGAAGAATTAACAGAAAAAAACGCTGAACTTGAAACAGTAGTTGGAGAATTGCAGAGGCTTAGTCGTGAAAATGAGTTGATTCTTCATTCAGTTGGAGATGGGATAGTCGGCCTAGATATAAAAGGGAAAATTACATTTTGTAACCCTGCTGCTGAATCCATTTTAAAGTATAGAGAGAAGGAATTATTGGGCAAATCATATCTCTCATTTTTTAAACAGAAAAAAATCCTACCTAAGGGTGTCTTATTTGAAAAAATGACGTCTGAGGAGGATGACGTGTTTCTCCAAAAAAACGGAGATGAGATTCCAGTTGAATATACGGTATCCGCGATTGAAGATCAATCTGAAACGGTTGGATATGTTGTGGCATGTAAAGACATTTCATACCGTAAAAAAATGGAGGAAAAGGTCAATTATCATGCGTATTATGACTCATTAACAAAATTGCCTAATCGCTCTTTATTAAAGGATCGATTAGAGCAAAGTCTTGAATATGCCCAATTACATCATCAAAAGCTTGCATTGATCTTTCTAGATTTGGATCGTTTTAAAACAATAAATGACACGTTAGGGCATTCACTTGGTGATTTATTATTACAAAAGGTGTCTGAACGATTACGAAACTGTGTTCATAAAGGATGTACAGTTTCGAGACAGGGTGGAGACGAATTCACCATTTTATTACCTTTTATTCGAAGAGAAGAAGAAGTGTATTCCTTTTCCCAAAAACTTATCAAAACGTTTGAAGAGCCTTTTGAATTAGATGGCACAGAAATATTTGTTAAAACAAGTATTGGGATTAGTATGTTTCCTCAGGATGGTCTTAGTTCACAGGAACTAATCAAAAAAGCAGATACAGCAATGTATAAAGCAAAAGAGCTTGCGGGTAACGATTTTCAATTTTATACCGCTTCAATGGATAAACGAACAATAGATAATGTAAGGCTTGAGAATGCTCTTTATCGTGCACTTGAGCTGAATGAAATGATGGTCTATTATCAGCCTCAAATAGATTACAAGTCAAATCATTTGATAGGCGTTGAGGCTTTACTACGTTGGAACCATAAAATTCTAGGAATGATTTCACCAGCTGAATTTATCCCCATCGCAGAAGAAAATGGCTTAATCGTACCAATTGGAAAATGGGTTTTACAACAAGCATGTAAACAGATGAAGCAATGGCAACAAGAGGGACACAGGGGAATGACAGTGTCAGTCAATGTTTCGGCCCAGCAGTTTATGAAGGATAACTTTGTGAATATGGTGAAAAATATTTTAGAGGATGTAGATTTAGATCCTTGCTATCTGGGAATTGAGTTAACGGAAAATCTGATCGTACAAAATACAGATGAAACCCTCCGAAAACTAGAAGAATTACATGATCTAGGGGTTAAAATTTCTATTGATGATTTTGGGACAGGCTATTCTTCTTTAGGTTATTTAAGTCATTTTCCTATTCATACATTAAAAATTGATCGTTCCTTTATCCATAATGTCTGTCAAGATACTAAAAATGCTGCCATTACTAGCACAATTATTACACTTGCTCAAAACCTTCAGCTAGATGTTATTGCAGAAGGTGTGGAAACCAAGGAACAAATTGAGTTTTTAGTATCTCGAAATTGTACTCTTTTACAAGGTTATTATTATTCTCCTCCGCTAGATATAAAACAGCTAGAAAAAAAATTTTTACGTAGTGAATAG